One Myxocyprinus asiaticus isolate MX2 ecotype Aquarium Trade chromosome 20, UBuf_Myxa_2, whole genome shotgun sequence genomic region harbors:
- the LOC127411425 gene encoding YTH domain-containing family protein 2, translated as MSASSLLEQRPKGQANKVQNGGVTQKDTLNDDEFEPYLNAQPRQSNAYTAMSDSYMPSYYSPSIGFTYSLNEAAWSTGGDPPMPYLASYGQLSNGEHHFLPDAMFGQSGTLGNNPFLGQHGFNFFQSGIDFSAWGNSSSQGQSTQSSGYSSSYAYAPSTLGGAMIDGQSPFAANEPLNKAVGMNSLDQGMAGLKIGAGDMAPKVVGSGLPGGPLSQVSAAPTMPPASMAPAKIASWADIASKPAKPQPKLKTKGGLGGTNLPPPPIKHNMDIGTWDNKGTVPKPAAPQQASLPINGQPPNQSSPQPGTTAGGVPQLPLTNGQLVPPTGQLGQHPLPPNGQLGAVPPPLSQGPPAPQNSQPTRWVPPRNRANGFGDAACGPGQSPPSSGMGGVAVPAEPHPVLEKLRMVNNYNPKDFDWNPKHGRVFIIKSYSEDDIHRSIKYNIWCSTEHGNKRLDAAYRSLVNKGPLYLLFSVNGSGHFCGVAEMRSPVDYNTCAGVWSQDKWKGRFDVCWIFVKDVPNSQLRHIRLENNENKPVTNSRDTQEVPLDKARQVLKIIASYKHTTSIFDDFSHYEKRQEEEESVKKVDVQGSDPYSNNSSRSHYRMQDRQGRVK; from the exons TGCAAAACGGAGGTGTTACCCAAAAGGATACTTTGAACGATGATGAGTTCGAGCCTTACCTGAATGCTCAGCCCAGACAG agcaaTGCCTATACGGCCATGTCTGACTCCTACATGCCCAGTTACTACAGCCCCTCTATAGGTTTTACCTATTCGCTTAATGAAGCGGCATGGTCTACTGGTGGTGACCCTCCCATGCCTTACCTGGCCTCCTATGGACAGCTTAGCAATGGGGAGCACCACTTTCTCCCAGATGCTATGTTTGGCCAGTCAGGGACACTTGGGAACAACCCTTTCCTGGGACAGCATGGCTTCAACTTTTTCCAGAGTGGGATTGACTTCTCAGCCTGGGGAAACAGCAGCTCTCAGGGACAGTCCACACAGAGCTCaggttacagcagcagttatgcCTATGCCCCTAGCACACTAGGAGGCGCTATGATTGATGGACAGTCACCTTTCGCAGCCAATGAGCCACTCAACAAGGCAGTGGGAATGAATAGTTTAGATCAGGGCATGGCGGGGCTTAAGATTGGGGCTGGGGACATGGCACCCAAAGTTGTTGGTTCTGGACTTCCTGGAGGGCCTCTGAGTCAGGTGTCGGCTGCTCCCACCATGCCTCCAGCCTCCATGGCTCCTGCAAAAATTGCATCTTGGGCAGACATTGCCAGCAAGCCGGCCAAACCTCAGCCTAAGTTGAAAACCAAGGGAGGTCTTGGTGGGACAAATCTGCCACCACCTCCCATCAAACATAACATGGATATTGGAACTTGGGACAACAAGGGGACGGTGCCAAAACCAGCAGCCCCACAGCAGGCTTCTCTGCCTATTAACGGACAGCCACCCAATCAGTCGTCTCCTCAACCGGGCACTACTGCTGGAGGGGTGCCGCAGCTGCCCCTCACTAATGGACAGCTAGTTCCTCCTACTGGTCAACTTGGACAGCACCCTCTTCCCCCCAATGGGCAGCTGGGAGCGGTCCCACCACCACTGTCCCAGGGCCCTCCTGCTCCTCAAAACTCCCAACCAACCCGCTGGGTCCCCCCACGAAACCGTGCCAACGGCTTTGGGGATGCAGCATGTGGGCCTGGACAATCCCCTCCAAGTTCAGGAATGGGTGGGGTTGCTGTTCCAGCAGAGCCCCACCCAGTTCTGGAGAAACTTCGAATGGTGAACAACTACAATCCCAAGGACTTTGACTGGAACCCTAAGCATGGTCGTGTCTTCATTATCAAGAGCTACTCTGAGGATGACATCCATCGCTCCATTAAATACAATATCTGGTGCAGCACGGAACACGGCAATAAACGTCTGGATGCTGCGTACCGTTCACTGGTCAACAAAGGGCCACTTTACCTGCTCTTCAGCGTGAACGGCAGTGGGCACTTCTGTGGTGTGGCCGAGATGCGCTCGCCTGTGGACTACAACACCTGTGCAGGCGTGTGGTCGCAGGACAAGTGGAAGGGACGCTTTGATGTGTGTTGGATCTTTGTGAAGGACGTTCCAAACAGCCAACTTAGGCATATTCGTCTGGAAAACAATGAGAATAAGCCAGTCACCAACTCCCGTGACACGCAGGAGGTTCCGTTGGATAAGGCACGTCAAGTGTTGAAGATCATTGCAAGTTACAAACACACCACCTCCATTTTTGACGACTTCTCACACTACGAGAAACGTCAGGAAGAGGAggagagtgtgaaaaag GTGGATGTTCAGGGGAGTGACCCGTACTCCAATAACTCCAGTCGTAGCCACTACAGAATGCAG GATCGCCAAGGACGTGTGAAGTAA